One genomic window of Rhinolophus ferrumequinum isolate MPI-CBG mRhiFer1 chromosome 23, mRhiFer1_v1.p, whole genome shotgun sequence includes the following:
- the LOC117015949 gene encoding protein PET117 homolog, mitochondrial: protein MSRTSKVVLGLSVVLTVATVAGVHLKQRQDQQRLRDGVIRDIERQNRKKENIRLLGEQIILTEQLEAEREKTLLAKDLKKH, encoded by the exons ATGTCGAGGACCTCGAAGGTAGTGCTGGGTCTCTCGGTGGTGCTGACGGTGGCCACCGTGGCCGGCGTCCATCTGAAGCAGCGGCAGGATCAGCAG AGGCTTCGTGACGGAGTGATCAGAGACATTGAGAGGCAAAAtcggaaaaaagaaaacattcgtCTTTTGGGAGAACAGATTATTTTGACTGAACAACTtgaagcagaaagagagaaaacgtTATTGGCAAAGGATCTCAAAAAACATTGA